The Theobroma cacao cultivar B97-61/B2 chromosome 1, Criollo_cocoa_genome_V2, whole genome shotgun sequence genome contains the following window.
ATCTCCGCGATAACTCGAGGGTAACGAGCTAGTCAGTGTACTATTGCTTAGTTGTCTAGTACCACGCCCTGCCACTTTAGATAATCGTACTTAATTTGTTTGCATCGGGCTCGCAACTGGGCAAATTTTCGAGACCAATTAGAAACAATAATGTCCACTGCTTTAATTTAGAAAGTTTTCTCAAGGTTACCTACTGCTTCTTTGGCTGAGTTGCTTCGCATAAAAGGAATTACAGGCCTGGAGATCTTGCAATCAGAACTGCAACATTCTTGCCATCTCTTTCACTCTTGCAAGGTTTTTGCTTCGTCTAGGAACAAGGGAATTGTTTGTTGATTAGTATAATCGTAACTTGAAGTCCCCTGTTTCCAACAAGCAAGATCTGGGTCTTCATCAACTTTTTGAGCAAGTTCTATTGCTGCCATAAGATACTAAGTGAATCAAACCACGAACATCCCACAAATATGCTCTAAGAGGGTTTTTCCAGTAATAGTTACAAAACTATGGGAAATGGTTCTATACATGTTAGCGGTCCACCATGATATTTGACTCCATACGCCTTATTATATCACTGTCACAATATTTTCTGCAAACAAATAGACTTATTGAAGGCCGTATATAGCGCCACAAATTTCTCCTAATTTCCATATTGAAAGACTGATATTTTGATCTTACTCACGGCTAATCTCTATATATTGTTTTTCTCCAACTGCAACTTTCCACACCAAAACATCAACACAGAAGTATTGGATTAAAAAGGAGAAATGAAGAAGCAAGTTTGTTCAAGCGTCTTCCTTCTCCTTTGCGTTCTTTTTCTGTTCCTAAGTGCTGAAGCTCAGACCTGCAATCCTAGTGGCAAGATAAAGGGGAAAAACCCTCCACCAGGGCAATGCTACCAAGAAAACGACTCTGATTGTTGCAAAGTTGGCAAGTGGTACACCACATACTAATGTTCACCACCTGTGTCAAGTTATACGAAAGCAACACTGACACTTAACAGCTTCGACGCAGGTGGGGAGGGTGGTGGACCGTCAGAATGTGACAATCAGTACCACTCGGATGACGATCCGGTGGTGGCACTTTCGACGGGGTGgtttaaccataaaaaaagATGTTTGAAATATATCAACATCCATGGCAATGGAAAAAGTGTGAGGGCCAGGGTTGTGGATGAATGTGATTCTACAATGGGATGTGATTCTGACCACGATTACCAGCCTCCCTGTCCTAACAACTTTGTTGATGCCTCCAAAGCAGTTTGGAAGGCTCTGGGAGTGCCTGAAAGCGATTGGGGCGATATGGATATCTACTGGTCTGATACTGATTGAATACTTTTACCCACGTCTGTATTAGAATAAATATTTCTGGTGCGTTTTAGGTTTATGTTTATATTACTATTAATGTAAAAGTCATACATCTTATGTTTTGTGTATTTTAAGCAATACAATTATGTTTTAACTCTTAATCATTTGCTCTATCCTGACTTCTGACAATCTTTTAACCTTTTACGTATCAATCTCATTACTACTGGAACCTGGCATTCGACCTGGCCGTTGGCAACTTCCGGCTAATTGTAGCTACTTAAATGAATCATCTCTCAAGCCAACCTTAATTAGTATTATTAGTACTACTAGTAATTTATCTTGTTCAATGCGGTAAGTCAAAGTCCTTTATGCCCAATTTTCTGCAAGCTTTTTCCTTACCAGGAAACTTCACCAACCCTTTATCCTTGGATCAATCCGTGACGTTTAACAAAAGTTTTTGACTTGGACTTGTGGTAAATTAAACTCATAACTTCACACTAATATGTGGAGAGACGACTTCTACTTGTGACTTGTGGTCAAGCAAAATGCCTTCCCTAACACGTACAAGGAAAACGACCCACACTTTCTCAAGTTAGATACGTAACAACCCGCACTTTCTCAAGCTAGGGCTGTTcacaattttattttggattttagGCCATAGCTTTTCTCTGTATATAGCTTATCCGAAGTTTGCATTTCTTCATAGAAGAACATCGGAAAAGAAtagttcaaaagaaaatataaaaagcaggacaaagaatgaagaagcaaGTTCTATTCTCAAGTGTTTCTCggtttcttttcctttgttttctttttcttttcatttgtcTATGTATTAAAGCTCAGACTTGCGATCCTAGTGGCGATATACAAGGGACAACGCCTCCACCAGGGCAATGTAACCAAGAGAACAACGCTAGGTGTTGTGTAGAAGGCGAGTTTTACACAACATACGCATGTTCACCACCGGTGTCCGCCAATACGCTGGCTACCCTAACTATTAACAGCTTCCAGCAGGGTGGGGATGGCGGCGGCCCGTCAAAATGTGACAACCAGTATCACACGGATGCTGAACCTGTGGTGGCACTCTCAACGGGTTGGTTCAGCCAGGGCAGTCGTTgcaataaatttattaatatcaaTGGCTATGGGAGGAGTGTGAGGGCGTTGGTAGTCGATGAATGTGACTCTCAGGTTGGTTGTGATGATCAGCATGCTTACCAGCCTCCATGTCGCAATAATATTGTTGATGCCTCAAAAGCAGTTTGGACAGCTCTGGGAGTGCCTGAAAGTGTGCAGGGTGAACTAGATATTACCTGGTCTGATGCTATTTGATCATTTTCACCACATTCGAAATGTCAATCTGAATtagaataaagattttattatGTCTATCAAATTATGGTGCAACCATTCTATATATGTGATCGAGccccttctttctctcttagTTGTGTGCACTTTTAGGCTATGAGACAGTACTACATCTCACAGTTACCTTGTCATCTGTTTTCGTATTAAAGGTAACCCTTTTATATGGGGACACTCTTCGCAACTTTATGAAAATAAGGGTATGTGgcgaaatatttatatttttgttaattaatgtTTCTGTTGAAACATGGTTTCATCTTGCTGCCAAGCTGATACAAAGGCTGAAGGTTACAGGAAAATTCATAGCTGCAGATAGAAGAGTAGTTTATGTCGTTTTAAGCCTTTGTGCTAGTCGTTTTATCTTTATACGTTTTACCAGTTACCTTTTACCTTGTTTACCagtaatatttttcttttaaatgctGTGTCGTTTTACTTGTTGTAGCCATTAGGCTGTGTGAGCTGTTTTGAGAATCTAAGCACAGATCCTTTGTGCCTTATATTCTCTCTGCTGTTTTGTATAGCCAGGTGTTCAGACCTGGTATGCTGAGTccttattttctctctcacgTAACCACCTATAAATACCATTCTTGTTTTCAATGAAAAGTGAGCTGTAGCTGTGCACTGGTTTTCTGTGCCCAACAAATTTCTCTCCAAATTAGCTATTTCCCTTGTTCTTGTGTTCATCAGATTTCTAgaattctttgtttttcaactttggttgatatttttatttaatatttttcataaaaaaagaaaaaataaagtgtCAACAAAACCGAGACTAAGAGTAAGAGAAACATGAATGTTCGACGGTTTGGTCTATAAGGGCAAAGATCTAGAACGTGGAG
Protein-coding sequences here:
- the LOC18614159 gene encoding uncharacterized protein LOC18614159; protein product: MKKQVLFSSVSRFLFLCFLFLFICLCIKAQTCDPSGDIQGTTPPPGQCNQENNARCCVEGEFYTTYACSPPVSANTLATLTINSFQQGGDGGGPSKCDNQYHTDAEPVVALSTGWFSQGSRCNKFININGYGRSVRALVVDECDSQVGCDDQHAYQPPCRNNIVDASKAVWTALGVPESVQGELDITWSDAYTCKPSGKIRGKKPPPKKCNKEHDSDCCVEGKLYDTYKCSPEVSNHTKGFLTLNGFDKGQDGGGPSECDKRYHKNSELVVALSTGWFHKQKRCLKFINIYGNGRSVQAKVVDECDSTMGCDDEHDYQPPCDNDIVDASDAVWEALGVSKGQRGGMDIYWSDA